TTTTGTGAATTTACTCAGTATAAGAAAGATGAACTAATTGGAGAAAATCACAGACTTTTAAGGCATGAGGAAACTCCTGATAGTTTTTATGAAAATATGTGGAACATTATTAGTGTAGGAAAAACATTTAATACTGAAATAAGAAATAAGAAAAAAGACGGAACAGTTTATTGGGCAAATTTAACAATAACACCTGTTTTTAAAAATGAAGAAATAATCAATTATACAGCTGTTAGAAGTGATATTACAAATAAAAAGAAATTAGAACAATTAATAATTGAAGATGATTTAACTAAACTTTATAATAGAAGGCATTTTAATAATATACTAAACCAAGAAATTAGAAGAGCAAAAAGAGAAAACTCTACAATTACATTAGTTAGTATTGATATTGATCACTTTAAGAAATATAATGATACTTATGGCCATCCAATGGGTGATAAAGTCTTATATACTATTGGAAAAGTATTAAAAGAAAATACTTTAAGATCTAGTGATTATGCTTTTAGAATTGGAGGAGAAGAGTTTTGTTTAATCTTCTCTAATTCAACAATTACTGATTCTTGTTTGCATGTTGAAGATATTATTAAAGAAATTGAAGATCTAAAAATTGAACATAAAAATAGTAAAAATAGTGACTTTGTAACTGTTTCTGCTGGAATAATTGTGCAAAATGCAAGTGATATAGTTAATGAAGAAACATTATATAAACATTCCGATATCGCTTTGTATCAAGCAAAAGTTAAAGGTAGAAATCAAGCAGTTCTTTCTGAATATTCTAAATAAGTCTTGACAAAATAGATTAAATTAATTATACTACTGCATATTTAAAATTTAAGGAGAGTTCTATGAAAATATTTAATTTTGCTAACAACCATTTCATCAAAAGTGTTAACTCTTCATTGCTACTTACAAAATCTCTCTAATTTCTACAATTAGATTTTCTCAAACAAATAAATTACATTACAGTTTTTCTTTTTTTATATAAAAAAAGATATAATAATATACATTTTAAAGGGTACAACAATGGACAAAAATAGGATTATAGTATTTGATACAACATTAAGAGATGGAGAACAATCACCTGGTTGTTCAATGAATACAGAAGAAAAAATTAAAATTGCATTACAGTTAGAAAAACTAGGTGTTGATGTTATTGAAGCAGGTTTTGCAGCAGCAAGTCCTGGAGATTTTGATGCAGTTTCAAGAATTGCTGAAAGAGTTTCTAATTCTTCTATTTGTTCACTAAGTCGAGCAATTGATAATGATATCAAACAATCAGGTTTAGCAGTACAAAAAGCAGCTAAACATAGAATTCATACATTTATTGCAACTTCACCAATTCATATGAAATATAAATTAAAAATGAGTGAAGAAGAAGTTATCAAAAGAGCAGTTCATGCAGTAGAATACGCAAGAACTTTTGTTGATGATGTTGAGTTTTCATTAGAAGATGCAGGTAGATCTGAAATTCCTTTTATGAAAGAAGTAATGGACGCAGTAATTGCTGCAGGTGCTTCTACTATTAACTTACCAGATACAGTAGGTTATAGATTACCTCATGAATTAGGTGCAATGGTTAAAGAATTATCTGATTTTGCAGGTGATCGTGCGATTATTTCTGTTCATAATCATAATGACTTAGGATTAGCAACTGCTAATACTTTAGATGCTGTAATGAACGGTGCTAGACAAATTGAAGTTACAATTAATGGATTAGGAGAAAGAGCTGGAAATTCTGCTTTAGAAGAAGCGGTAATGGCTATTAAAACAAGACGTGATGCTTTTGGTGATTTATACACGGGGATTAATACAGCTGAAATTTATCCTACATCGAGATTAGTTGCAACAATTACAGGTGTCGAACCACAACAAAATAAAGCAATTGTTGGAAAAAATGCATTTTCACATGAAAGTGGAATTCATCAAGATGGTGTTTTAAAACATCAAGAAACTTATGAAATCATGAAACCTGAAGATGTTGGAGTATTTAAAGATTCTACATTAATTTTAGGAAAACACTCAGGTCGTGCTGCATTTAGAGATAAAATTGAGCACTTAGGTTTTGATAAAGTTACAGATGAAGAGTTAAATGCTGCTTTTGAAAGATTTAAAATTTTAGCTGATAAGAAAAAAGATGTAAGTGATGATGATATCAGAATGTTAATTACTGATGAAGCATTAAATCAAGATAAAACTTATGAGTTAGTTGGTTTACAAATTTCTGATTGCTCAAACGGTGTTCCAACAGCGGCTGTTTCTATTAAATTCCAAGACCAAATTATGCAAGATGCTGCAATTGGTGATGGAACAATGGATGCAATTTTTAAAACTATTGATAGATTAACAGGATACAACGGTGAACTTAAAGATTATAAAGTTACATCTGTATCTGAAGGTAAAGATGCTTTAGCAAAAGTTACAACTAGAGTTGCTTTTGATGAAAGTTCACCTGCATTTGTTGGTCATGGTTTAAGTATTGATACAATGCTTGCAACTGCAAAAGCATATTTAAGTGCATTAAATTCTTATCTTTCTCAAAAAGAAAGATTATCTAAACAAACTTCTCACCAAGTTTAATAATATAAAGTAGAGTTTCTCTACTTTATAAATAACTTGATATAAATCAATTTCTTATCAAAAAAAGGCTATAATATCTATATTAGCTAGATTAAATAATAATCTAGAATAACATGGAGGACATATAGTTATATGATGCAGTTTAACTTCTTTTTAAAACTTTTAAGAGAATCTTTTAGGGATTTAATTCCAATTATTGTTGTGATTTTATTTTTCCAGTTAGCAATTATTCAAGCTGTACCAGAAGGTTGGGTAAATACTGCAATTGGTTTAGGTATTGTAGGTGTGGGACTTGCAATATTTTTACAAGGTCTTGAAATTGGTGTTTTCCCTGTTGGTGAAGGATTAGCAAGGGATTTTGCAAAATCTGGATGGACAACTTGGATTTTAATATTTGGTTTTTTAATTGGTTTTGGTACCACTATAGCAGAGCCTGCACTTGCTGTAATTGCAGATAAGGCAGCTTCAATTTCAAGTGGAAGAATTGATGCAAGTGTCCTTAGATTTGTAGTTGCTGGTTCTGTTGGTTTTGCAATTTTATTAGGTGTATTTAGGATTATTAAAGGTCATCCTATCCATTACTATATCATTGCTGGATATATTTTAGTAGTTACAGTTACATTTTTTGCACCTCCTGAAATTATTGGATTATCTTATGATTTAGGTGGAGTTACAACTTCAACTGTAACAGTACCTTTAGTAGCAGCTCTAGGTATTGGTTTAGCCTCAAATATTAAAGGAAGAAATCCTGTAATTGATGGTTTTGGTCTTATTGCTTTTGCTTCATTAACACCAATGATATTTGTTCAAATTTACGGAATTGCAGTATATAATCTAGTAGATGCACAAGATGTTGCAAATGTTGTGGTTAAAGCTGCTATTTCTTCACCTACAGATATTACATTTGAATCTATTCTTTATGGAATAGCATCAGTAATTAAAGATGTAATTCCTATTTTAGCAATTATCCTTTTCTTTCAATATGGTGTATTAAAAAAACCTATTCAAAATCTTAAAACAGTATTTTTAGGTTTTGCACTTGTAATTATCGGATTATATGCCTTTATTTTAGGTCTTGAAATGGGTCTATTCTCACTTGGTGAGACAATGGCTTATCAATTAACAAAAAGAGATTCTGTATTTGTAATTTATGCTTTTGCATTTGCTATTGGTTTTTCTACAACTATGGCAGAACCAGCTCTTATGGCTATTGCAAAAAAAGCAAAAGACATTTCAGATGGTAAAATCAATGATTTTGCACTAAGATTATTCGTAGCACTTGGTGTTGCTATTGGTATTGCTTTAGGAGCATTTAGAATTGTTGATGGTGGTCATATTCACTACTATATTATTGTTGGATACTTAATTGTTATTCTTCTTACTTTTATAGCTCCTAAATATATTATTCCAATTGCTTATGATTCAGGAGGAGTTACAACTTCAACAGTAACAGTTCCTCTTGTAGCTGCTCTTGGTATTGGACTAGCAACTAATATTGAAGGAAGAAGCCCTTTAATTGATGGTTTTGGTCTTATTGCTTTTGCTTCATTATTTCCAATGATTACTGTTATGGTATATGGAATTTTAACTGAAAAATTTGGTGTTAAATCAGATACTCAAATTGAGCAAGAAGATTTACTTCATGATAATTTAGCTGATGCTGAAAATATGGACTTAGCAACTGTTAATATTGATGGTTCAACTACAAGACACTCTTTATCTTTAGAGTTTTCAGCTGTTGTTGTAATAGTTCCTGTTGATAAAAAACTTGATGCAATTCAAGCTGCACATAAAGCAGGAGCATCTGGTGTTACGGTTTTAAGAGCAGATGGAATTGGACTTGAAGAAATGGCAAACTTCTATCGAACATCTTTTGAAGCAAATGATACTTTACTATTGTTCTTACTTCCAAAATATTTAGTAAATGAAGTTGTAAAACAAATTATTCATTCATTGCATATTACAACAAGTGGAAAAGGTATTGCTTTTGCCTTTCCATTAACACATATGAAAGGTATTTCTTTATCAAAAGAAGATATATTTAAAGAACAAGCTTATCAAGTAAACCTAAATAAAGATGAACCAATCTCTTGTTTAGATGAAGAACATGAGGATAATAATGAAACAAGTACAAAACCTTCAACAATTACAAAATAGTATTAATACAGGTGCTCCTGTATTAGTATATTTTTCAGGAGAAAACTGTTCTGTTTGTAAGGTTTTAAAACCAAAAATAGAAGAAGAGATAAAAAAGAATTTCCCATTATTTGAAACTTATGAAGTTAAAACAGATATACATAAAGAAATTACAAGTCATTTTACGGTATTTTCTATACCTACAATGTTGGTATTTTTTGATAAAAAAGAGTTTTTTAGAAAAGGTCGTAATATGTCAGTTTCTATGTTTATTGAAGAATTAAAAAGACCATATGATTTAATGACAAAATAGAGTATATAAATGAAAAGAACACTTCTTATTTTTTTAATTGTATTTATAGTAATGCAGTTTATTCAAACAGAACAATCAAATGAAGCTATTGTTAAAGATAATGAAATAAAAGCTCCTTTAGAGGTTTTTACTATCTTAAAACAGTCTTGTTATGATTGTCATTCAGATAATGTAAAATGGCCTTGGTACTCAAAAATTGCACCTGCGTCTTGGATTATAAGTTCACATGTAAATAGTGGAAGAGATGCATTAAATTTCTCACAATGGGAAACATATACAAAAGAAGAAAAAGAAAAAGAACTAAAAGATATATATAGAACGGTTTACGCAGTAATGCCATTACCAAGTTATATTTGGCTTCATCCTGAAGCAGATTTAACAAAAGAACAAAGAAGTTTAATTAGAAAATGGACTGGGGTTAGAAAGTAAAGTGAGAGAAGAAGTAGCTGAAATATTAAGTGATAGGAAAACACTTTTAACAATCACATATTTTAAATTACAAAGATTGTTTGAAAAGAAATATGGTAAAAATACTGTAGTTCTTATGGAAATAGGAACATTCTTTGAAGTTTATGAAGTAAATAATGATGAAGAGCAAATTGGTAAAGCAAAAGAGATTGCAGAACTATTAAATATACAACTTACAAGAAAAAATAAAACTATTTTAGAAAACTCTCCAACAAACCCTATAATGGCAGGTGTTCCAGCAATTTCACTTGAAAAACACCTTGCAAGAATAATTTCAGAACAAAAATACACAGTAGTTCTAATAAAACAAAAAGGAATTCCACCTAATGTTACTAGATATTTAGACACAGTAGTAAGTCCTGGAACAAATTTTGATTTTGTATTAGATCAAGATGAAAACAATATCACTTCAATTTTAATTGACCAAATTAGAGGAATATATTTACTTGGATATTCTGCAATTGATGTAACAACTGGAAAGTGTTATTACAATGAAGTTCATGGAACTAGTGAAGATAAATTTTTTGCCTTAGATGAGGTATTTAATTATATGAATATGCATAAAACCAATGAAGTTGTAATTACTTTTGCAGATAAAAATATAAATCAAAAAGAGGTAATCGATTATCTTGAATTATCTTTAAAAACTTTTCATATTGCATCTTTTAGACCTAAGATTTCTTATCAAAATGAGTTGTTTAAGAATGTATTCAATATACAATCACTTCTAACTGCAATTGAGCATTTAGATATGGAAAGAGTTCCTTTAAGTACAGAATCACTTTGTGTTTTAATTGATTTTGTAATAGGGCATGATTCTAATATTATTCAAAAACTCTCACTTCCTTCTAAACTTGATATTAGTAAGTATATTTATTTAGGAAATA
This sequence is a window from Poseidonibacter parvus. Protein-coding genes within it:
- a CDS encoding 2-isopropylmalate synthase, with amino-acid sequence MDKNRIIVFDTTLRDGEQSPGCSMNTEEKIKIALQLEKLGVDVIEAGFAAASPGDFDAVSRIAERVSNSSICSLSRAIDNDIKQSGLAVQKAAKHRIHTFIATSPIHMKYKLKMSEEEVIKRAVHAVEYARTFVDDVEFSLEDAGRSEIPFMKEVMDAVIAAGASTINLPDTVGYRLPHELGAMVKELSDFAGDRAIISVHNHNDLGLATANTLDAVMNGARQIEVTINGLGERAGNSALEEAVMAIKTRRDAFGDLYTGINTAEIYPTSRLVATITGVEPQQNKAIVGKNAFSHESGIHQDGVLKHQETYEIMKPEDVGVFKDSTLILGKHSGRAAFRDKIEHLGFDKVTDEELNAAFERFKILADKKKDVSDDDIRMLITDEALNQDKTYELVGLQISDCSNGVPTAAVSIKFQDQIMQDAAIGDGTMDAIFKTIDRLTGYNGELKDYKVTSVSEGKDALAKVTTRVAFDESSPAFVGHGLSIDTMLATAKAYLSALNSYLSQKERLSKQTSHQV
- a CDS encoding heme-binding domain-containing protein; the protein is MKRTLLIFLIVFIVMQFIQTEQSNEAIVKDNEIKAPLEVFTILKQSCYDCHSDNVKWPWYSKIAPASWIISSHVNSGRDALNFSQWETYTKEEKEKELKDIYRTVYAVMPLPSYIWLHPEADLTKEQRSLIRKWTGVRK
- a CDS encoding DUF1538 domain-containing protein, which gives rise to MMQFNFFLKLLRESFRDLIPIIVVILFFQLAIIQAVPEGWVNTAIGLGIVGVGLAIFLQGLEIGVFPVGEGLARDFAKSGWTTWILIFGFLIGFGTTIAEPALAVIADKAASISSGRIDASVLRFVVAGSVGFAILLGVFRIIKGHPIHYYIIAGYILVVTVTFFAPPEIIGLSYDLGGVTTSTVTVPLVAALGIGLASNIKGRNPVIDGFGLIAFASLTPMIFVQIYGIAVYNLVDAQDVANVVVKAAISSPTDITFESILYGIASVIKDVIPILAIILFFQYGVLKKPIQNLKTVFLGFALVIIGLYAFILGLEMGLFSLGETMAYQLTKRDSVFVIYAFAFAIGFSTTMAEPALMAIAKKAKDISDGKINDFALRLFVALGVAIGIALGAFRIVDGGHIHYYIIVGYLIVILLTFIAPKYIIPIAYDSGGVTTSTVTVPLVAALGIGLATNIEGRSPLIDGFGLIAFASLFPMITVMVYGILTEKFGVKSDTQIEQEDLLHDNLADAENMDLATVNIDGSTTRHSLSLEFSAVVVIVPVDKKLDAIQAAHKAGASGVTVLRADGIGLEEMANFYRTSFEANDTLLLFLLPKYLVNEVVKQIIHSLHITTSGKGIAFAFPLTHMKGISLSKEDIFKEQAYQVNLNKDEPISCLDEEHEDNNETSTKPSTITK
- a CDS encoding diguanylate cyclase, which gives rise to MKRINKTLLSNITILYVEDEKMISEEVSFYFKKYVKDFFIANNGEEGLKLFKEIQPDILITDIQMPKMNGLDMIKEIGVTSVPIIITTAYSDIEYFLKAIELKICKFVIKPINLIELILDVQSCVSNNYLQDKLFEKENLLKIVDENVLISITDKEGTIIDVSSAFCEFTQYKKDELIGENHRLLRHEETPDSFYENMWNIISVGKTFNTEIRNKKKDGTVYWANLTITPVFKNEEIINYTAVRSDITNKKKLEQLIIEDDLTKLYNRRHFNNILNQEIRRAKRENSTITLVSIDIDHFKKYNDTYGHPMGDKVLYTIGKVLKENTLRSSDYAFRIGGEEFCLIFSNSTITDSCLHVEDIIKEIEDLKIEHKNSKNSDFVTVSAGIIVQNASDIVNEETLYKHSDIALYQAKVKGRNQAVLSEYSK
- a CDS encoding thioredoxin family protein, with the protein product MKQVQNLQQLQNSINTGAPVLVYFSGENCSVCKVLKPKIEEEIKKNFPLFETYEVKTDIHKEITSHFTVFSIPTMLVFFDKKEFFRKGRNMSVSMFIEELKRPYDLMTK